Proteins encoded within one genomic window of Streptomyces taklimakanensis:
- a CDS encoding class I SAM-dependent methyltransferase, which yields MTGTGTAAHTDWQRWQADWDRQQEWYLPDREERFRAMLDAVEALVGPEPKVLDLACGTGSISDRLLRRFPKATATGIDLDPALLTIARGHFADDPRAEFVRADLRDARWTDALPHRAYDAVLTSTALHWLRSDELRTLYGRIAGVVRQGGVFANADHMPDDTTPRINEAVNAFHRARREREKAEGRQDWADWWKAAAADPALAEPTAERFRIFGNPAEGDHADGETQPVAWHVASLRAAGFAEARTVWASAADAMVLALR from the coding sequence ATGACCGGAACGGGCACGGCCGCGCACACCGACTGGCAGAGGTGGCAGGCCGACTGGGACCGGCAGCAGGAGTGGTACCTGCCCGACCGCGAGGAGCGCTTCAGGGCGATGCTCGACGCGGTCGAGGCGCTGGTCGGACCCGAGCCGAAGGTACTGGACCTGGCGTGCGGCACGGGCAGCATCTCCGACCGTCTGCTGAGGAGGTTCCCGAAGGCCACCGCCACCGGGATCGACCTCGACCCGGCCCTGCTGACCATCGCGCGCGGCCACTTCGCCGACGACCCCCGGGCGGAGTTCGTCCGCGCCGACCTGCGCGACGCGCGGTGGACGGACGCGCTGCCGCACCGCGCGTACGACGCCGTGCTCACCAGTACCGCGCTGCACTGGCTGCGCTCGGACGAGCTGCGGACGCTCTACGGGCGGATCGCGGGCGTGGTGCGTCAGGGCGGTGTCTTCGCCAACGCCGACCACATGCCCGACGACACCACCCCCCGGATCAACGAGGCCGTGAACGCCTTCCACCGGGCGCGGCGCGAGCGCGAGAAGGCCGAGGGCAGGCAGGACTGGGCGGACTGGTGGAAGGCGGCCGCCGCGGACCCGGCGCTGGCCGAGCCGACCGCCGAACGCTTCCGCATCTTCGGCAACCCGGCGGAGGGAGACCACGCCGACGGCGAGACGCAGCCCGTCGCCTGGCACGTCGCCTCGCTGCGGGCGGCGGGCTTCGCCGAGGCCCGCACGGTGTGGGCCTCGGCGGCCGACGCCATGGTGCTCGCCCTGCGGTGA